In Flavobacterium endoglycinae, one DNA window encodes the following:
- a CDS encoding T9SS sorting signal type C domain-containing protein: protein MKKKLPASFIFPQNLLHCFSLSSVNSKKSFLKVKLSLLLSFVCFSLWAQPPHTLNANGTVVVPAGITTMDVQAWGGGGAGGGASNSAALTGRGGGGGGGGAFARGNISVTAGATLNVRVAPVTTGTTGNGGNGGNSTIDSYETILFAAGGIGGTANSAGGTPAGGSGGLSTSSFGSVSTVSGANGGTGNTALLSLGLFSGAGGTAGGTGGGTGGDARGSLLLGNGPGYAGNSPGGGGSGGMQLAGSAAQVGGDGAAGRVIITYTCPTYSITGISAADVCNSAGTTSLVTLTSSAAGLPTGPYVVTYNRSNPSATGLTAVMTVSAAGTGTFTAVGLNTIGTSTITVTNLTSAACSSNITTNNVASLTINAATVGGSVAGTTTICSGATSGTLTLSGQTGSIIRWESAVSPFSTWAPIANTTTTYTSGALTATTQFRAVIQNGNCSVVNSSVATITVNPLPQGSLTANGPFCVTGSGLLTFTATAGTGPYTIVYKENGGADRTVTNVTSGTPFAPFTNPVTATTIYTLVSVTGANTCSRSTGFTVDNATITVNSRLATPTYGTITQPTCVSSTGSVVLTGLPATSWTINQSGTASQTYSSSGTTYTVTNLAPGNYTFTVQDATNCPSLATSNLNIIAAVINIWNGTSWSKGSPPISTDAVRFSGNYSTTGDLNGCSLTVDSGVTVTVNSNHTFTISNAVTNNGGQLIFENNSSLVQTNNVTNTGNITYKRITPPVRRYDLTYWSAPITRTPAFTLYDLSPGTLGDKYYSYDPNLGWIISYNGTQEMLPGRGYMVRAPQANDINTGVNYAAAFVGIPNNGTINVSLGTAERWQLLGNPYPSAIYADQFIFDNAANVYGTLYFWTHNSPPSNANAGDAQYNYNSNDYAIYNITGATTVGGLVGQGAPTPGNQAAPLGYIAAGQGFFAISKTGGNAVFTNAMRVSGNNAQFYKSTESNKTAIERHRVWLNLTNTQGAFKQLLIGYVEGATNSWDQNFDGVTIDGNKYLDFYSINEGMNLVIQGRALPFSETDVIPLGYKSTISGEFSISIDHADGNLATHAIYLEDKVKNVIHNLQESNYTFTTTTGTFLERFAIKFTSGTLGVDQFDLPDNSVMISVKDRTVKLRSESFIQEVSVFDISGKLIYNNKKIENTEFQIANLRTGEQLLIVKVTLDNGKTTTKKIGFH from the coding sequence ATGAAAAAAAAATTACCTGCCTCGTTTATTTTTCCCCAAAATCTACTTCATTGTTTTTCTTTATCTAGTGTAAATTCTAAAAAATCATTTTTAAAAGTAAAGCTTTCTTTACTGCTCTCCTTTGTCTGTTTTTCTCTTTGGGCACAGCCGCCGCATACCCTTAATGCAAATGGAACAGTTGTCGTTCCGGCTGGTATTACCACTATGGATGTACAAGCTTGGGGAGGAGGAGGTGCCGGAGGAGGTGCTAGTAACTCGGCCGCCCTAACCGGAAGAGGTGGCGGAGGCGGAGGCGGAGGAGCCTTTGCACGCGGTAATATCTCAGTTACTGCTGGTGCAACACTCAACGTTAGAGTTGCCCCAGTTACAACAGGTACAACAGGTAATGGAGGTAATGGAGGAAATTCAACAATTGATAGCTACGAAACAATCTTATTTGCAGCAGGAGGAATTGGAGGTACCGCCAATTCTGCTGGCGGCACACCTGCAGGCGGATCAGGAGGTTTAAGTACATCTTCATTTGGTTCTGTTTCAACTGTTTCTGGAGCAAACGGAGGAACTGGAAATACAGCTTTATTAAGCCTTGGACTATTCTCGGGAGCAGGAGGAACTGCCGGCGGAACTGGTGGTGGTACAGGAGGTGATGCACGTGGAAGCTTACTTTTAGGAAACGGACCAGGTTATGCCGGAAATTCGCCAGGAGGTGGTGGAAGTGGTGGTATGCAGTTGGCAGGATCTGCTGCTCAAGTTGGTGGTGATGGTGCGGCTGGTCGTGTAATTATAACTTATACTTGTCCCACCTACAGCATTACCGGAATTTCAGCAGCAGATGTTTGTAATTCAGCGGGAACAACTTCTCTAGTAACATTAACATCAAGTGCGGCAGGATTACCAACTGGTCCTTATGTAGTGACTTATAATCGTAGTAATCCAAGTGCAACAGGTCTTACAGCAGTAATGACGGTTAGTGCAGCAGGAACTGGAACTTTTACTGCCGTAGGTTTAAACACTATTGGAACAAGTACTATAACCGTTACGAATCTGACATCGGCAGCGTGTTCTTCAAATATCACAACAAATAATGTGGCTTCATTAACTATCAATGCCGCAACTGTAGGAGGTAGTGTTGCGGGAACAACGACTATTTGTTCTGGAGCAACAAGTGGTACTCTAACCTTGAGCGGACAAACTGGATCAATCATAAGATGGGAATCAGCAGTAAGCCCCTTTTCAACTTGGGCTCCAATTGCTAATACTACAACCACTTATACTTCGGGAGCACTTACAGCAACTACTCAATTTAGAGCCGTAATCCAAAACGGTAATTGTTCTGTGGTAAATTCATCGGTTGCGACTATTACAGTAAATCCACTTCCACAAGGAAGTTTAACGGCCAATGGTCCATTTTGTGTAACAGGATCGGGACTATTAACTTTTACAGCAACAGCAGGAACTGGGCCTTATACGATAGTGTACAAAGAAAATGGCGGAGCAGATCGTACAGTAACAAATGTTACAAGTGGTACTCCTTTTGCACCCTTTACAAATCCAGTTACGGCCACTACTATCTATACTTTAGTTTCAGTAACTGGTGCCAACACTTGTTCACGAAGTACAGGATTTACAGTTGATAATGCTACCATTACCGTAAATTCCAGACTCGCTACGCCAACGTATGGAACCATTACACAGCCAACTTGCGTTTCTTCAACGGGAAGCGTTGTTTTAACTGGACTGCCGGCTACAAGCTGGACTATAAATCAAAGCGGCACTGCTTCTCAAACCTATTCTTCTTCAGGAACAACCTATACAGTTACAAATTTAGCGCCCGGTAATTATACCTTTACAGTACAAGATGCTACCAACTGTCCTTCACTGGCAACTTCAAATTTAAATATTATTGCGGCCGTTATAAATATCTGGAACGGAACAAGCTGGTCAAAAGGAAGTCCGCCAATCAGTACCGATGCTGTACGTTTTTCAGGAAATTATTCTACAACAGGAGATTTAAACGGTTGTTCTTTAACGGTTGATTCAGGTGTTACTGTTACCGTAAATTCCAATCATACTTTTACGATTTCAAATGCGGTTACCAATAACGGAGGCCAGTTGATTTTCGAAAATAATTCCAGTCTGGTACAAACCAATAATGTTACCAATACAGGAAATATCACGTATAAAAGGATTACACCTCCAGTAAGACGTTATGATTTAACCTATTGGTCAGCACCTATTACAAGAACGCCAGCTTTTACACTCTATGATTTATCACCTGGGACTTTAGGAGATAAATATTACAGCTATGATCCAAATCTAGGTTGGATAATAAGTTACAATGGTACGCAGGAAATGCTTCCGGGGCGTGGTTATATGGTAAGAGCGCCTCAAGCAAATGATATAAATACAGGAGTAAATTATGCTGCCGCTTTTGTCGGAATTCCAAATAACGGTACTATAAATGTTTCTTTAGGAACAGCCGAGAGATGGCAGCTGCTGGGTAATCCATATCCTTCTGCTATTTATGCTGACCAATTTATATTTGATAATGCGGCGAATGTATACGGAACTTTATATTTCTGGACACATAATAGTCCGCCAAGCAATGCGAATGCAGGAGATGCACAGTACAACTATAATAGTAATGATTATGCCATTTATAATATAACGGGAGCTACAACCGTGGGCGGACTTGTAGGGCAAGGTGCTCCAACTCCCGGAAACCAAGCAGCGCCATTAGGATATATCGCAGCGGGACAAGGCTTTTTTGCTATATCTAAAACTGGAGGAAATGCTGTTTTTACAAATGCCATGAGAGTTTCTGGTAATAATGCCCAATTTTATAAATCTACCGAAAGTAATAAAACGGCAATAGAAAGACATCGTGTATGGCTTAATTTAACCAATACCCAAGGCGCTTTTAAGCAATTACTGATTGGATATGTTGAAGGCGCGACCAATTCATGGGATCAAAATTTTGACGGAGTAACAATTGATGGAAATAAATATTTAGATTTCTATAGCATAAACGAAGGAATGAATTTAGTTATTCAAGGTCGCGCACTCCCTTTCTCTGAAACCGATGTAATACCATTAGGTTACAAATCTACAATTTCAGGAGAATTTTCGATTTCGATAGATCATGCCGATGGAAATTTAGCCACTCATGCTATTTATTTAGAAGATAAAGTGAAAAATGTTATACACAATTTACAGGAAAGTAATTATACATTTACGACTACAACAGGGACATTTTTGGAACGTTTTGCCATCAAATTTACTTCGGGTACTTTAGGAGTTGATCAGTTTGATCTGCCAGACAACAGCGTGATGATTTCTGTAAAAGATAGAACCGTAAAATTACGATCAGAAAGTTTTATTCAAGAAGTTTCTGTTTTTGATATCTCAGGAAAATTAATCTACAACAATAAAAAAATTGAAAATACCGAATTCCAAATCGCAAATCTGAGAACTGGCGAACAGCTTTTAATTGTAAAAGTAACTTTGGATAACGGAAAAACAACCACTAAGAAAATTGGATTTCATTAA
- a CDS encoding cupin-like domain-containing protein: protein MKLKEIERVKKISKKDFISQYVKKQIPVVVEELTEDWPAYEKWKLSYINEIAGEITVPLYDDRPVNHEEGFNEAHTKMKMSDYIHLLQSKPTNYRIFLYNIMKEVPALKNDFVWPDIGLRLVKQLPMIFFGGENARVFMHFDIDYSNILHFHFHGEKQCMIFPPDQSRYMYKVPHALISREDIDFDNPDYEKFPALQNAEGYITNLKHGEMLYMPEGYWHYMKYLTPGFSMSLRAFPKNIVNLSKAAYNILIMRHFDIMMRKFKGQKWIDYKNEKAIQNTHENLRKSA from the coding sequence ATGAAACTAAAAGAAATAGAAAGGGTAAAAAAAATTTCTAAAAAGGATTTTATTTCCCAATATGTAAAAAAACAAATTCCCGTTGTTGTTGAAGAACTGACCGAAGACTGGCCAGCGTATGAAAAATGGAAATTATCCTACATCAATGAAATTGCCGGTGAAATTACTGTTCCTTTATATGATGACAGACCTGTAAATCATGAAGAGGGTTTTAATGAAGCTCATACCAAAATGAAAATGAGCGATTATATTCATTTATTACAATCGAAACCTACCAATTATCGTATCTTTCTTTACAATATTATGAAAGAAGTTCCAGCACTAAAAAATGATTTTGTATGGCCTGATATTGGTTTAAGATTGGTTAAACAATTACCAATGATTTTCTTTGGCGGAGAAAACGCAAGGGTGTTTATGCATTTTGATATTGATTATTCAAACATTCTGCATTTTCATTTTCACGGTGAAAAACAGTGTATGATTTTCCCTCCAGATCAATCAAGATACATGTATAAAGTACCGCACGCTTTAATTTCGAGAGAAGACATTGATTTTGATAATCCTGATTATGAAAAATTTCCTGCTTTGCAAAACGCCGAAGGTTATATAACCAATTTGAAACACGGTGAAATGTTATACATGCCAGAAGGTTATTGGCATTATATGAAATATTTAACTCCAGGATTTTCAATGAGTTTACGTGCATTTCCTAAAAACATCGTTAATTTATCAAAAGCAGCGTACAACATTCTTATAATGCGTCATTTTGATATTATGATGCGAAAGTTCAAAGGCCAGAAATGGATTGATTATAAGAATGAAAAAGCAATTCAAAACACACATGAAAATCTGCGAAAGAGTGCATAA
- the bioB gene encoding biotin synthase BioB: protein MSITKHNWTKEEIIAIYNKPLMDLLYEAATIHRQQHDPNVVQVSTLLSIKTGGCPEDCGYCPQAARYNTGVKGNDLMTVSQVKAQALRAKSSGSSRVCMGAAWRNVKDGEEFDQVLEMVRTINKLDMEVCCTLGMLTENQAQRLAEAGLYAYNHNLDTSEEYYKDVISTRGFEDRLQTIENVRKTNVTVCSGGIIGMGESIEDRAGMLVALSTLNPQPESVPINALVAVEGTPMEEEKPVEIWEMIRMVATTRIVMPETQVRLSAGRTNMSREGQAMCFFAGANSIFAGDKLLTTPNPDVNEDMKMFEMLGLIPQKPFIKLMQPETVEATDSKFTSLGEKPKWSRPGHTIERNVDASIKSKI from the coding sequence ATGAGTATTACTAAGCACAATTGGACAAAGGAAGAAATTATTGCTATTTATAATAAACCATTAATGGATCTGCTTTATGAAGCAGCTACTATTCACAGACAACAGCACGACCCAAATGTCGTTCAGGTTTCTACTCTTTTGTCTATTAAAACCGGCGGATGTCCAGAAGACTGTGGCTATTGTCCGCAAGCTGCCAGATACAACACAGGAGTTAAAGGAAATGATTTAATGACTGTAAGTCAGGTAAAAGCACAAGCTTTAAGAGCAAAATCAAGCGGATCATCTCGAGTGTGTATGGGTGCTGCGTGGCGAAATGTAAAAGATGGTGAAGAGTTTGATCAGGTTTTAGAAATGGTACGAACCATTAACAAATTGGATATGGAAGTGTGCTGTACCTTGGGAATGCTTACCGAAAATCAGGCACAGCGTTTAGCCGAAGCAGGATTATATGCGTACAACCATAATCTGGATACTTCTGAAGAATATTATAAAGATGTTATATCAACGCGAGGTTTTGAAGATCGTTTGCAAACTATTGAAAATGTCCGTAAAACCAATGTTACCGTTTGCAGCGGCGGAATTATAGGAATGGGAGAAAGTATCGAAGATAGAGCAGGAATGCTTGTAGCGCTTTCGACTTTAAATCCACAGCCGGAATCTGTTCCTATTAATGCCTTGGTTGCTGTTGAAGGCACACCAATGGAAGAAGAAAAGCCAGTAGAAATCTGGGAAATGATTCGTATGGTGGCTACTACAAGAATTGTTATGCCAGAAACACAAGTCCGATTATCTGCTGGAAGAACCAATATGAGCCGTGAAGGTCAAGCGATGTGCTTTTTTGCAGGAGCAAACTCCATATTTGCCGGAGACAAACTGCTGACTACTCCAAATCCCGATGTGAATGAAGACATGAAAATGTTTGAAATGTTAGGTTTGATTCCGCAAAAACCTTTTATCAAGTTGATGCAGCCTGAAACTGTTGAAGCTACTGATTCTAAGTTTACTTCTTTGGGAGAAAAACCAAAATGGTCGAGACCAGGACATACTATTGAAAGAAATGTTGACGCATCGATCAAATCAAAAATTTAA
- a CDS encoding bifunctional riboflavin kinase/FAD synthetase → MKLFHSINDFHSAKKTILTLGTFDGVHIGHKKILERITQNTENGKYESLVLTFFPHPRMVLQEKSEIKLLNTISEKTKLLEATGIENLIIHPFDESFSRLTAEEFVHSILVDQFHIHKIIIGHDHRFGRNRTANIDNLIAFGAEYGFEVEQITAQEIQDVSVSSTKIRKALQEGNMNLANDYLGYDYFLTGEVVKGKQLGRTIGFPTANIQIDEEYKLIPKNGVYVVKAFIDDLEVYGMMNIGFNPTVNGQRQTIEVNLFDFDADIYGKKIEVSLLQYLREEQKFGSLDLLKAQLNKDQQDSLTFVSRLQ, encoded by the coding sequence TTGAAGCTCTTTCATTCTATAAACGATTTCCATTCGGCCAAGAAAACTATTTTGACTCTTGGTACTTTTGATGGCGTACATATTGGTCATAAAAAAATTCTGGAACGGATTACTCAAAACACTGAAAATGGGAAATATGAAAGTCTTGTTCTTACTTTTTTCCCTCATCCGAGAATGGTTCTTCAAGAGAAATCAGAAATAAAACTTTTAAATACTATTTCTGAAAAAACAAAATTACTGGAGGCAACCGGAATCGAAAATCTAATCATTCATCCATTTGACGAAAGTTTTTCACGACTTACCGCAGAAGAATTCGTTCACTCTATATTAGTAGATCAATTTCATATTCATAAAATAATTATTGGACACGATCATCGTTTTGGAAGAAACCGTACTGCCAATATTGATAATTTAATTGCTTTTGGAGCCGAATATGGTTTTGAAGTTGAACAGATAACGGCACAGGAAATTCAAGATGTTTCTGTAAGTTCGACCAAAATCAGAAAAGCACTTCAGGAAGGAAACATGAATCTGGCAAATGATTATTTGGGATATGATTACTTCTTAACTGGTGAAGTTGTAAAAGGAAAACAATTGGGAAGAACTATTGGTTTTCCAACTGCCAATATTCAAATCGATGAAGAATACAAACTGATTCCCAAAAATGGCGTTTATGTTGTTAAGGCTTTCATAGACGATTTGGAAGTTTACGGAATGATGAACATTGGTTTTAATCCAACTGTAAACGGACAAAGGCAAACCATCGAAGTAAATCTTTTTGATTTTGATGCCGACATTTATGGCAAAAAAATAGAAGTTTCGCTGCTGCAATATCTTCGTGAGGAGCAGAAATTTGGTTCTTTAGATCTTCTAAAAGCACAATTAAATAAGGATCAGCAGGATTCTCTAACATTTGTGAGCCGCTTACAGTAA